In Garra rufa chromosome 15, GarRuf1.0, whole genome shotgun sequence, a single genomic region encodes these proteins:
- the gpr37l1b gene encoding G-protein coupled receptor 37-like 1, whose protein sequence is MGMRDYKLIYLMTLALLLSACASDAKKGRPGENDDSFEQDDSQESTQQETVDPVDEDQDEEKGSMDTQTTSPLPFTELANSSLAENGNSTDVTGEQVPSGDPTKRSITKIHNPLFPITDSSYSAYGILFLAFVVFAFGAVGNLAVMCIVWQNYFMRSAWNYFLASLAFWDFLVLCFCLPVVVFNELTNKRLLGDFSCRVVPYIEVTSLGVTTFSLCALGIDRFHAATSSMPKARRVERCQKVLAKLAVVWIGSMLLAAPELLLWQLHEVTPPGLGDQVDTCIMSPYPDLPESIYSLIINYHDARMWWYFGCYFCLPVVFTLLCQLATCHVSSGSGSSPKRPEERSPSKKQKLQHAQQVERQLNCTVMALAVVYGVCTLPENVCNLTLAYAPIQVSEEVTSLLALINQFFLFFKSSVTPVLLLCLCKSLGQAFMDCCCCCCEECQPSNSSSTQNVAEGKLKTTNDVSSIFFDKAKDSSTILSIGS, encoded by the exons ATGGGGATGCGAGATTATAAATTGATTTATCTTATGACACTGGCTTTACTCCTTAGTGCTTGTGCTTCAGATGCAAAAAAAGGAAGGCCAGGAGAGAACGATGACAGTTTTGAACAAGATGATTCACAAGAAAGCACACAGCAAGAAACAGTTGACCCTGTGGATGAAGATCAAGATGAAGAAAAAGGATCCATGGACACACAAACGACAAGTCCTTTGCCCTTCACAGAGTTGGCCAATTCCTCACTGGCTGAAAATGGAAACAGCACTGATGTGACTGGTGAACAGGTTCCAAGTGGCGATCCAACAAAAAGGAGCATCACGAAAATCCACAATCCTTTATTTCCCATCACTGACAGCTCTTATAGTGCTTATGGGATTCTCTTTCTAGCTTTTGTGGTGTTTGCCTTCGGCGCCGTGGGTAATCTGGCGGTAATGTGCATCGTTTGGCAAAACTACTTCATGAGGAGCGCATGGAACTACTTTCTTGCGAGTCTGGCTTTTTGGGATTTTCTGGTGTTGTGCTTCTGTCTGCCTGTGGTGGTCTTTAACGAACTCACCAATAAGAGACTGCTAGGAGATTTCTCCTGCAGAGTTGTGCCTTACATAGAG GTAACCTCTCTCGGTGTGACAACCTTCAGTCTGTGTGCTTTGGGCATTGACCGTTTCCATGCTGCTACAAGCTCCATGCCAAAGGCCCGACGAGTTGAGCGCTGTCAGAAGGTCCTGGCCAAGCTGGCGGTGGTGTGGATTGGCTCCATGTTGCTAGCAGCTCCTGAGCTGCTCCTGTGGCAGCTGCATGAGGTGACACCACCTGGTCTGGGTGACCAAGTAGACACCTGCATCATGAGTCCATATCCAGATCTCCCTGAATCTATCTATTCTCTCATTATCAACTACCACGATGCACGCATGTGGTGGTACTTCGGCTGTTACTTCTGTCTTCCCGTTGTCTTCACCCTCCTCTGTCAGCTGGCCACCTGTCACGTATCCAGCGGGAGCGGAAGTTCTCCCAAGCGGCCTGAGGAGCGATCTCCATCCAAAAAACAAAAGCTTCAACATGCTCAACAAGTCGAACGGCAGCTCAACTGCACGGTCATGGCCCTAGCGGTGGTCTACGGTGTCTGCACACTTCCGGAGAATGTTTGCAATCTGACTTTGGCATATGCTCCCATTCAGGTGTCTGAGGAGGTGACTTCTCTCCTGGCCCTCATAAACCAGTTCTTTCTGTTCTTTAAGTCATCCGTGACACCTGTGCTGCTGCTTTGCCTGTGCAAGTCACTGGGCCAGGCCTTCATGgactgttgctgctgctgctgtgaaGAATGCCAACCGAGCAACTCTTCATCCACCCAAAACGTTGCTGAAGGCAAGCTCAAGACTACCAACGACGTGTCCTCCATTTTTTTTGACAAAGCAAAGGACAGTTCAACCATCTTGTCCATTGGCAGCTGA